Proteins encoded in a region of the Mycolicibacterium duvalii genome:
- a CDS encoding ABC transporter substrate-binding protein: protein MLGTGSRAGVLQRAVALAAGLVVVAASGCGSGDDSVTTADGSVVTSTTRIADAGVLGNDRRPDESCAAEPAPLDDGPPQREVSNAAAHGVTPPVPETTLVPADPQRIVVLSGDHLDTLCALGLQSRIVAAALPDGHDDQPAYLGTTIHDLPAVGHRSEPDIAAIRDAGPDLILGSVEQVAGQFPDLADIAPTVLTAPPGAVWKDNLRAVGAAVGRVDAANRLIDDFDRAAARTGVDNDATHFQASVVQFTDTTLRVFGTDNFPGSVLAATGVDRPVTQRFSDKPFLEISDADLSDGSDLSVVDGDIVYVSFATAEAKDRAVEVMRGDAWKRLSANRDSRVFAVNNEVWQAGDGIVAARGILADLRWLNAPIN from the coding sequence GTGCTGGGGACCGGATCGCGGGCAGGGGTGCTGCAGCGGGCTGTCGCGCTGGCCGCCGGCCTGGTCGTGGTGGCGGCCAGTGGTTGCGGAAGCGGTGACGATTCGGTGACGACCGCGGATGGATCGGTGGTGACGAGCACCACCCGCATCGCCGACGCCGGGGTCCTGGGCAACGACCGCCGGCCCGACGAGTCCTGTGCCGCGGAACCCGCCCCGCTCGATGACGGACCGCCGCAGCGCGAAGTGAGTAACGCGGCCGCCCACGGCGTCACCCCACCGGTGCCCGAGACGACCCTGGTGCCGGCCGACCCGCAGCGCATCGTGGTGCTCTCCGGCGACCACCTCGACACCCTGTGCGCGCTGGGACTGCAGTCGCGCATCGTGGCTGCGGCCCTGCCCGACGGACACGACGACCAGCCGGCCTACCTGGGGACGACGATCCACGACCTGCCCGCGGTCGGACACCGCAGCGAGCCCGACATCGCCGCGATCCGCGACGCCGGCCCCGACCTGATCCTCGGGTCGGTGGAGCAGGTGGCCGGGCAGTTTCCCGACCTGGCCGACATCGCCCCGACGGTGCTGACCGCCCCACCCGGCGCCGTGTGGAAGGACAACCTGCGCGCGGTCGGCGCCGCCGTCGGCCGCGTCGACGCCGCCAACCGCCTGATCGACGACTTCGACCGGGCGGCCGCCCGCACCGGCGTCGACAACGACGCGACCCACTTCCAGGCCTCGGTGGTGCAATTCACCGACACCACGTTGCGCGTGTTCGGCACCGACAACTTTCCCGGTAGCGTGCTGGCCGCCACCGGGGTGGATCGCCCGGTGACGCAACGGTTCTCCGACAAACCCTTCCTCGAGATCTCCGACGCCGATCTCAGCGACGGATCCGACCTGTCGGTGGTCGACGGCGACATCGTGTATGTGTCGTTCGCCACCGCCGAGGCCAAGGACCGGGCCGTCGAGGTGATGCGCGGCGACGCGTGGAAACGGTTGTCCGCCAACCGGGATTCTCGGGTGTTCGCGGTCAACAACGAGGTCTGGCAAGCCGGCGACGGGATCGTGGCCGCGCGCGGGATCCTCGCCGATCTGCGCTGGCTCAACGCGCCGATCAACTGA
- a CDS encoding NAD(P)-dependent alcohol dehydrogenase: protein MTTVSAYAATSPTEPLTPTTITRRAVGPHDVAFDIHFAGICHSDIHTVRGEWGGAKYPVVPGHEIAGVVTAVGSEVTRYAVGDRVGVGCFVDSCRECPQCRAGEEQYCDNPGMVGTYNSVGRDGEPTQGGYSGAIVVDENYVLRIPDALPLDKAAPLLCAGITTYSPLRHWDAGPGKHVAVIGLGGLGHVAVKLAVAMGAEVTVLSQSLKKMEDGLRLGAGDYRATSDPDTFKELRGRFDLILNTVSANLDLERYLKLLKLDGTLVELGMPEHPMSVPAGALIFGRRRIAGSLIGGIAETQEMLDFCAEHDVTPEIEVITPDYINEAYDRVLASDVRYRFVIDTSPLR from the coding sequence ATGACCACCGTATCGGCCTACGCCGCCACCTCCCCGACCGAACCGTTGACGCCCACCACCATCACCCGTCGTGCGGTCGGGCCCCATGACGTGGCCTTCGACATTCATTTCGCGGGCATCTGCCACTCCGACATCCACACCGTGCGCGGCGAATGGGGTGGTGCGAAGTACCCGGTGGTGCCGGGGCACGAGATCGCCGGCGTGGTCACCGCGGTCGGCTCCGAGGTGACCCGATACGCCGTGGGTGACCGGGTCGGCGTCGGCTGTTTCGTCGACTCGTGCCGCGAGTGCCCGCAGTGCCGCGCAGGCGAGGAGCAGTACTGCGACAACCCGGGCATGGTCGGCACGTACAACTCGGTGGGCCGCGACGGTGAGCCCACCCAGGGCGGATACAGCGGCGCGATCGTGGTGGACGAGAACTACGTGCTGCGCATCCCGGACGCCCTCCCGCTGGACAAGGCCGCGCCGCTGCTGTGCGCCGGCATCACCACCTACTCGCCGCTGCGGCACTGGGACGCCGGCCCGGGCAAGCATGTCGCGGTGATCGGCCTGGGCGGGCTGGGCCACGTCGCGGTCAAGCTGGCCGTCGCGATGGGCGCCGAGGTGACGGTGCTGAGCCAGTCGCTGAAGAAGATGGAGGACGGGCTGCGCCTGGGCGCCGGTGACTATCGGGCGACCAGCGACCCCGACACGTTCAAGGAGCTGCGGGGCCGCTTCGACCTGATCCTCAACACCGTCTCGGCCAACCTCGACCTGGAGCGCTACCTCAAGCTGCTCAAGCTCGACGGCACCCTCGTCGAACTGGGCATGCCCGAACACCCGATGTCGGTGCCCGCCGGCGCGTTGATCTTCGGCCGCCGCCGGATCGCCGGCTCGTTGATCGGCGGCATCGCCGAGACCCAGGAGATGCTCGACTTCTGCGCCGAACACGACGTCACGCCCGAAATCGAAGTCATCACACCGGATTACATCAACGAGGCCTACGACCGCGTACTCGCCAGCGACGTGCGCTACCGCTTCGTCATCGACACGTCACCGCTGCGGTAG
- the nrdF gene encoding class 1b ribonucleoside-diphosphate reductase subunit beta: MSEGIKLIDRVSAINWNRLQDDKDAEVWHRLTGNFWLPEKVPVSNDIQSWNTLNDHEKQLTMRVFTGLTLLDTIQGTVGAVSLIPDAVTPHEEAVLTNIAFMESVHAKSYSNIFSTLCSTAEIDDAFRWSEENPNLQRKASIVMQYYKGDEPLKRKVASTLLESFLFYSGFYLPMYWSSRAKLTNTADMIRLIIRDEAVHGYYIGYKYQRGLALVDEAKKQELKDYTYELLFELYDNEVEYTQDLYDGVGLTEDVKKFLRYNANKALMNLGYEALFPRDETDVNPAILSALSPNADENHDFFSGSGSSYVIGKAVNTEDEDWDF; this comes from the coding sequence GTGTCCGAAGGAATCAAACTGATCGACCGCGTTTCTGCGATCAACTGGAACCGCCTGCAGGACGACAAAGACGCCGAGGTGTGGCACCGGCTCACCGGCAACTTCTGGCTGCCCGAGAAGGTGCCGGTGTCCAACGACATCCAGTCCTGGAACACCCTCAACGACCACGAAAAGCAGCTCACCATGCGGGTGTTCACCGGCCTGACACTGCTGGACACCATCCAGGGCACCGTCGGCGCGGTCAGCCTGATCCCCGATGCCGTGACCCCGCACGAGGAAGCGGTGCTGACCAACATCGCGTTCATGGAGTCGGTGCACGCCAAGAGCTACAGCAACATCTTCTCCACGCTGTGCTCGACCGCCGAGATCGACGACGCGTTCCGCTGGTCGGAGGAGAACCCCAACCTGCAGCGCAAGGCGTCGATCGTGATGCAGTACTACAAGGGCGACGAGCCGCTCAAGCGCAAGGTGGCCTCGACCCTGCTGGAGAGCTTCCTGTTCTACTCCGGGTTCTACCTGCCGATGTACTGGAGCAGCCGGGCCAAGCTGACCAACACCGCCGACATGATCCGGCTGATCATCCGCGACGAGGCCGTGCACGGCTACTACATCGGCTACAAGTACCAGCGCGGGCTCGCCCTTGTCGACGAGGCCAAGAAGCAGGAGCTCAAGGACTACACCTACGAGTTGCTGTTCGAGCTCTACGACAACGAGGTCGAGTACACCCAGGACCTCTACGACGGCGTGGGCCTGACCGAGGACGTCAAGAAGTTTCTGCGCTACAACGCCAACAAGGCGCTGATGAACCTGGGCTACGAGGCCCTGTTCCCGCGCGACGAGACCGATGTCAACCCGGCGATCCTGTCCGCGCTCAGCCCCAACGCCGACGAGAACCACGACTTCTTCTCCGGCTCGGGGTCCAGCTACGTGATCGGCAAGGCCGTCAACACCGAAGACGAGGACTGGGACTTCTGA
- a CDS encoding flavin-containing monooxygenase codes for MTVAEQADRTPAATVPVRTRTVIIGSGFSGLGMAIELQRRGVDFVILEKADEIGGTWRDNTYPGCACDIPSHMYSFSFEPKPDWTHMWSFQPEIQDYLLGVTEKYGLRRYIRFGAHVDRAQWDDAEQRWHVFTTGGDEFVAQFVVSGAGGLHIPLIPEFEGLDDYLAAGNAAFHSAQWDHDVAIAGKRVAVIGTGASAIQIVPEIVGDVAELYLYQRTPAWVMPRPNNPIPERMQQVFANVPGTRPAMRAAIYWLHEAVGFAMTQQPRLLKLGELAGKWNIRRSVKDPQLRRKLTPDYRAGCKRILNSDTYYRGVADPKTEVVTEHIMRFTPRGIVTADAQGHETERAVDVVVFATGFHVTDSYTYVDIKGPGGEDLVDRWNREGIEALRGITVAGMPNLFFLLGPNTALGHNSVVFMIESQIRYAAQAIAAVDRAGAQALTPTRAAQDRYNAELQRQLAPTVWSTGGCHSWYLDEHGVNRTLWSGMTWQYWLATRRFKASEYSFC; via the coding sequence ATGACCGTCGCGGAGCAGGCCGACCGCACCCCCGCCGCCACCGTCCCGGTGCGCACCCGGACCGTGATCATCGGATCGGGGTTCTCCGGGCTGGGCATGGCCATCGAGCTGCAGCGGCGCGGGGTCGACTTCGTCATCCTGGAGAAGGCCGACGAGATCGGCGGCACCTGGCGGGACAACACCTATCCGGGATGTGCCTGTGACATCCCGTCGCACATGTACTCGTTCTCGTTCGAACCCAAGCCCGACTGGACCCACATGTGGTCCTTCCAGCCCGAGATCCAGGACTACCTGCTCGGCGTCACGGAGAAGTACGGGCTGCGCCGCTACATCCGCTTCGGCGCCCACGTCGACCGCGCCCAGTGGGACGACGCCGAACAACGCTGGCATGTCTTCACCACCGGCGGCGACGAGTTCGTCGCGCAGTTCGTGGTGTCGGGCGCCGGTGGACTGCACATCCCGTTGATCCCGGAGTTCGAGGGGCTCGACGACTACCTGGCCGCCGGCAACGCCGCTTTCCACTCCGCGCAGTGGGACCACGACGTGGCCATCGCCGGCAAACGCGTGGCGGTGATCGGGACCGGGGCCAGCGCCATCCAGATCGTGCCCGAGATCGTCGGCGACGTTGCGGAGTTGTACCTGTACCAGCGCACGCCCGCCTGGGTGATGCCCCGGCCCAACAACCCCATCCCGGAGCGCATGCAGCAGGTGTTCGCCAACGTGCCCGGCACGCGGCCCGCGATGCGCGCGGCCATCTACTGGCTGCACGAGGCCGTCGGTTTCGCGATGACGCAACAACCCCGGCTACTCAAGCTCGGCGAGCTGGCCGGCAAATGGAACATCCGCCGCTCGGTCAAAGACCCGCAGCTGCGCCGCAAGCTCACCCCCGACTACCGCGCCGGCTGCAAACGCATCCTCAACTCCGACACCTACTACCGCGGCGTCGCCGACCCGAAAACCGAGGTCGTCACCGAGCACATCATGCGGTTCACCCCGCGCGGCATCGTCACCGCCGACGCGCAGGGGCACGAGACCGAACGCGCCGTCGACGTCGTCGTGTTCGCAACCGGATTCCACGTCACCGACTCCTACACCTACGTCGACATCAAGGGACCCGGGGGAGAGGATCTGGTCGACCGGTGGAACCGCGAGGGTATCGAGGCGCTGCGCGGCATCACCGTCGCCGGCATGCCGAATCTGTTCTTCCTGCTCGGTCCCAACACCGCGCTGGGGCACAACTCCGTGGTGTTCATGATCGAAAGCCAGATCCGCTACGCCGCGCAGGCCATCGCCGCGGTGGATCGCGCCGGCGCGCAGGCGCTGACCCCCACCCGCGCCGCGCAGGACCGCTACAACGCCGAGCTGCAGCGGCAGTTGGCGCCCACGGTGTGGAGCACCGGCGGCTGCCACAGCTGGTACCTCGACGAACACGGCGTCAACCGCACCTTGTGGAGCGGGATGACCTGGCAGTACTGGCTGGCGACCCGGCGGTTCAAAGCCTCGGAGTACAGCTTCTGCTGA
- a CDS encoding TetR/AcrR family transcriptional regulator, whose amino-acid sequence MRRGSRTRSADEPGVKVDARSERWREHRKKVRSEIVDAAFRAIDRQGPDVSLREIAEEAGTAKPKIYRHFTDKADLFQAIGQRMRDMLWSAIFPSIDISTDPARAVVHRAVEQYVRLVDEHPNVVRFLMQGRFAEQSESAMRAVNEGRGITLAMADMFKNELSDMELDYAAFELAGFATFGAAASATDWWLGSEPDSPRRLPSAKFVDYLTTIMIGSINGTCEVLGIRIDPELPLHEGVRRSEEVA is encoded by the coding sequence GTGCGACGAGGGTCGAGGACGCGCTCCGCTGACGAACCGGGTGTCAAGGTCGACGCCCGCAGTGAGCGCTGGCGCGAACACCGGAAGAAGGTGCGCTCCGAGATCGTCGACGCCGCGTTCCGCGCGATCGATCGGCAGGGGCCCGACGTGTCGCTGCGCGAGATCGCGGAGGAGGCCGGCACCGCCAAACCCAAGATCTACCGGCACTTCACCGACAAAGCCGACCTGTTCCAGGCCATCGGGCAACGCATGCGCGACATGCTGTGGTCGGCGATCTTCCCGTCCATCGACATCTCGACCGACCCGGCGCGCGCCGTCGTGCACCGTGCGGTCGAACAGTACGTGCGGCTGGTCGACGAACACCCCAACGTGGTGCGCTTCCTGATGCAGGGCCGGTTCGCCGAGCAGAGCGAGTCGGCGATGCGCGCGGTCAACGAGGGCCGCGGCATCACGCTGGCCATGGCCGACATGTTCAAGAACGAGCTCAGCGACATGGAGCTCGACTACGCGGCCTTCGAACTCGCCGGATTCGCGACGTTCGGCGCGGCGGCGTCGGCCACTGACTGGTGGCTCGGTTCCGAACCGGACAGCCCGCGGCGGTTACCGTCGGCGAAATTCGTCGACTACCTGACCACCATCATGATCGGATCGATCAACGGGACCTGCGAGGTGCTGGGCATCCGGATCGACCCGGAGCTGCCGCTGCACGAAGGGGTGCGCCGGTCCGAAGAGGTCGCCTGA
- a CDS encoding geranylgeranyl reductase family protein has product MTQRYDLVIAGGGPSGSAAAWQAAQTGAKVVVLDKAQFPRDKPCGDGLTARAVSYLQKMGLADEVATYHRVNRVTVFSPSRWELSFPKRPGMPDHGHTVSRTHLDTVLLKHAESAGAEIRQGAEVAGPELDASGRVVGVKLKSGETVLGDAVIAADGAYSPIKRALKIDSEYNGYSAIAIRSEMHANRPDSDSLDIYLKLLFQGDQLPGYGWVFPMGDGMFNIGLGYVNSYKNWQSINATQFLGDFLRTLPAEWDLPPIEELKKNKSVRAWRLPMGFTAWPPWRPGVLFTGDSLGAGKPASGAGISKALESGLAAGECAMMALENGGPDDFTNYAQRMEAAWGREYRRGRYMHKLIGQPRLAAAGVKLIDKAAFRDRMLKALYKKAQGPQHTF; this is encoded by the coding sequence ATGACGCAGCGATACGACCTGGTCATTGCCGGTGGAGGCCCTTCGGGCTCCGCCGCGGCGTGGCAGGCCGCGCAAACCGGCGCGAAAGTGGTGGTGCTGGACAAGGCCCAGTTCCCGCGCGACAAGCCCTGCGGCGACGGCCTGACCGCGCGCGCGGTCAGCTATCTGCAGAAGATGGGGTTGGCTGACGAGGTCGCCACCTATCACCGGGTGAACCGGGTGACGGTGTTCAGCCCCAGCCGCTGGGAGCTGTCGTTCCCGAAGCGACCGGGCATGCCCGACCACGGACACACTGTCAGCCGGACCCACCTCGACACCGTGCTGCTCAAGCACGCCGAGTCCGCGGGCGCGGAAATCCGCCAGGGCGCGGAGGTCGCCGGACCCGAGCTCGACGCCAGCGGCCGGGTCGTCGGCGTGAAGCTCAAGAGCGGCGAGACGGTGCTGGGCGACGCGGTGATCGCCGCCGACGGCGCCTACTCGCCCATCAAGCGCGCGCTCAAGATCGACTCGGAGTACAACGGCTACTCCGCGATCGCCATCCGATCCGAGATGCACGCCAACCGGCCGGATTCGGACTCGCTGGACATCTACCTCAAGCTGCTGTTCCAGGGCGACCAGCTGCCCGGGTACGGCTGGGTGTTCCCGATGGGCGACGGCATGTTCAACATCGGGCTGGGCTACGTCAACAGCTACAAGAACTGGCAGTCCATCAACGCCACCCAGTTCCTCGGCGACTTCCTGCGCACCCTGCCGGCCGAGTGGGATCTGCCGCCGATCGAGGAACTGAAGAAGAACAAGAGTGTGCGGGCGTGGCGGCTGCCGATGGGCTTCACCGCGTGGCCGCCGTGGCGGCCTGGGGTGCTGTTCACCGGCGATTCCCTGGGCGCAGGCAAGCCCGCCTCGGGTGCCGGGATCTCCAAGGCGCTCGAATCCGGTTTGGCTGCAGGGGAATGCGCGATGATGGCGCTGGAGAACGGCGGCCCCGACGACTTCACCAACTATGCGCAGCGGATGGAAGCCGCCTGGGGCAGGGAGTACCGGCGCGGCCGCTACATGCACAAGCTGATCGGCCAGCCCCGGCTGGCCGCCGCCGGGGTGAAGTTGATCGACAAGGCCGCCTTCCGCGACCGGATGCTCAAGGCGCTCTACAAGAAGGCCCAGGGGCCGCAGCACACCTTCTGA